The following are encoded together in the Candidatus Polarisedimenticolaceae bacterium genome:
- a CDS encoding DUF4301 family protein encodes MTPFNPADVDQLRERGISVEEARRQLDLLRVPPPRRRLDRPATVGDGIVRIPEERTAELIQLAELAARQGRCLKMVPASGAASRMFASLLAARAARQCDVQDSRVLMERLHDFPFLEELRSELAFEGYDLDILHGAGNCLEILDAMLGPDGLALADRPKGLLAFHRYAGGARLAFEEHLVEAAAYARDADGIARVHFTVSPEHLDRFREAAEEARPGYERGLGVRLEIGFSVQSPSTDTIAATVDGEPFRDDAGRVLLRPAGHGALLENLNALEGDLVLLKNIDNVVPDRLKGPTVRWKRILCGFLVALQREVFLHTARLRDPAVEAWALDEAQAFAAERFAAAAPSGADRRAWLLDLLDRPLRVCGVVPNQGEPGGGPFWQRGEDGRVTLQIVETAEVDLDDPSQASIVAASTHFNPVDLACSVRDVEGRPYDLRRFVDARAVLVARKSFGGRELLALERPGLWNGAMAFWNTVFVEVPVETFAPVKTVFDLLRPEHRGTV; translated from the coding sequence ATGACGCCCTTCAACCCTGCGGACGTCGACCAGCTCCGCGAGCGCGGGATCTCCGTCGAGGAGGCCCGACGCCAACTCGACCTCCTGCGCGTCCCGCCCCCCCGGAGGCGCCTGGATCGCCCCGCGACCGTGGGCGACGGGATCGTCAGGATTCCGGAGGAGCGGACCGCGGAGCTGATCCAGCTCGCAGAGCTCGCCGCGCGCCAGGGGCGTTGCCTCAAGATGGTCCCCGCCTCCGGCGCGGCCTCGCGCATGTTCGCGTCGCTTCTGGCCGCGCGCGCCGCCCGCCAGTGCGACGTGCAGGACTCGCGCGTCCTGATGGAGCGCCTGCACGACTTCCCCTTCCTGGAGGAGCTGCGCTCGGAGCTCGCCTTCGAGGGGTACGACCTCGACATCCTGCACGGCGCGGGGAACTGCCTCGAGATCCTCGACGCGATGCTCGGACCCGACGGGCTCGCCCTCGCCGACCGCCCCAAGGGGCTGCTCGCGTTCCACCGTTACGCCGGCGGGGCGCGCCTGGCCTTCGAGGAGCACCTCGTCGAGGCGGCGGCGTACGCCCGCGACGCGGACGGGATCGCGCGCGTCCACTTCACCGTCTCGCCCGAACATCTCGACCGCTTCCGGGAGGCCGCGGAAGAAGCGCGCCCCGGATACGAGCGCGGCCTCGGCGTGCGGCTCGAGATCGGTTTCTCGGTGCAGAGCCCCTCGACCGACACGATCGCCGCGACCGTCGACGGCGAGCCCTTCCGCGACGACGCCGGTCGCGTGCTGCTGCGCCCGGCGGGTCACGGCGCGCTGCTCGAGAACCTGAACGCGCTCGAAGGGGACCTCGTCCTGCTCAAGAACATCGACAACGTCGTCCCGGACCGGTTGAAGGGGCCGACCGTGCGCTGGAAGCGGATCCTCTGCGGCTTCCTCGTCGCGTTGCAGCGCGAGGTGTTCCTCCACACCGCGCGGCTGCGCGACCCGGCGGTCGAGGCGTGGGCGCTCGACGAGGCGCAGGCGTTCGCGGCGGAGCGGTTCGCGGCCGCGGCGCCGTCCGGTGCGGACCGCCGGGCGTGGCTGCTCGACCTGCTGGACCGGCCGTTGCGCGTTTGCGGGGTGGTGCCCAACCAGGGCGAGCCCGGCGGCGGTCCCTTCTGGCAACGCGGGGAGGACGGCCGTGTCACCCTGCAGATCGTCGAGACGGCCGAGGTCGATCTCGACGATCCCTCGCAGGCGTCGATCGTCGCCGCCTCGACCCACTTCAACCCGGTCGACCTCGCCTGTTCGGTCCGCGACGTCGAGGGCCGGCCCTACGACCTCCGCCGCTTCGTCGACGCGCGAGCGGTGCTCGTCGCTCGCAAGTCGTTTGGGGGGCGCGAACTGCTCGCCCTCGAGCGGCCGGGGTTGTGGAACGGCGCCATGGCCTTCTGGAACACCGTCTTCGTCGAGGTTCCCGTCGAGACGTTCGCTCCGGTCAAGACCGTGTTCGACCTGCTGCGGCCGGAGCATCGCGGGACCGTGTAG